The following proteins are co-located in the Betta splendens chromosome 9, fBetSpl5.4, whole genome shotgun sequence genome:
- the ppp6r2a gene encoding serine/threonine-protein phosphatase 6 regulatory subunit 2a yields MFWKFDLHTTSHIDQLLDREDVTLRELMEEDDVLQECKAQNRRLLLFLSQDHCMQELVGLITTEPPADLEERSRFKFPNVACELLTSDVSIMNDKLGGDDSLLEMLYRFLEQEPPLNPLLASFFSKTIGNLIARKTEQLITFLTKKEGFIGLVLKHIDASAMMDLLLRLISCVEPTPLRQAVLHWLNEEKLVQRLTELIHTGKDEERQSNASQTLCDIIRLSRDQANQMQENVDADPLLAVLESQESVAALLKNMFEGERSEASIVNGTQVLLTLLETRRSGLEGLMDLYSQGYERSYTVNSSILNAIEPHLKDFQQLLLDPPKKSAILTTVGVLEQPLGNARLHVARLVAALLQTSAPSICQELCNLATMDLLLDLFFKYSWNNFLHFQVELCVAAILNHPSSDEPPNPGLQNHDGEPAESNPEVQGEASETGGNSDPQISTHNALVAHLFQKCRLVQRILDAWEENDKIQTEGGTRRGNMGHLTRIANMVVQNLEKGPVQAQISDLIKELPEDCRGRWESFVDETLRETNRRNTVELVSTHNIHSSSEDDDMESPFPNDLSLQQAFSEYQIQQMTAHFVDQFGFNDEEFSEHDENINATFDRIAEINFNLDADDNSANAAAFEACCKERIHQFDDAEEEEDIWEEKEINYATQAKSRTRFGVSQTSEGSSRSSMENGGRERDHGSESDEEEDSEQNTSDTGPGWTANFRDSGGTVASQTPEGWESAAGGGAETPETGWANFTEFQPYSGTETDPRCSSPVDSGRSVADKQAKQNHEKNADTSASSGAQPAGEGRKAPVLASDSSSSGGSDSEEDDKNAGTPPAAATTTSETAAAPGNNTATSEESPLSLDKLSLSDPPKASEQQSSAGDSSVNTQTDRKEETPSPLEVSVNGPV; encoded by the exons ATGTTTTGGAAGTTTGACCTGCACACCACCTCCCACATTGACCAGCTGTTGGACAGGGAGGACGTGACGCTGAGGGAGTTGATGGAAGAAGATGACGTGCTGCAGGAGTGCAAGGCCCAAAACCGTAgactgctgctcttcctctcccaAGATCACTGCATGCAGGAACTGGTCGGCCTCATCACCACAGAGCCTCCCGCtgacctggaggagaggagtcgCTTTAA ATTTCCCAATGTTGCTTGTGAGCTCTTGACATCAGATGTGTCCATTATGAATGATAAGCTTGGCGGGGACGATTCTCTCCTCGAAATGCTGTACCGCTTCCTGGAGCAGGAGCCACCACTTAACCCGTTACTTGCCAGCTTTTTCAGCAAAACCATCGGCAATCTTATTGCTAGGAAAACTGAACAG CTGATCACCTTTTTAACAAAGAAGGAAGGCTTCATTGGTCTGGTGCTGAAACACATAGACGCCTCTGCCATGATGGACCTGCTGCTTCGCCTCATCAGCTGTGTAGAGCCTACCCCCTTGAGACAGGCGGTCCTTCAT TGGCTGAACGAAGAGAAGTTGGTACAGAGACTCACAGAACTCATCCACACTGGTAAAGATGAGGAG AGACAATCAAATGCATCCCAAACGCTTTGTGATATCATACGCCTTAGTCGAGACCAGGCTAATCAGATGCAGGAGAATGTGGATGCTGACCCACTATTGGCTGTACTAGAGTC GCAGGAGAGCGTAGCGGCACTTCTTAAGAACATGTTTGAGGGGGAGAGAAGTGAGGCCTCTATTGTGAACGGAACTCAAGTGCTACTTACCTTGCTGGAGACCAGGAGGTCCGG GTTGGAAGGGCTGATGGATCTGTATTCTCAGGGTTATGAAAGGTCTTACACTGTCAACAGCAGTATTTTAAATGCCATTGAGCCCCATTTAAAAGActtccagcagcttcttctggaTCCCCCCAAG AAAAGTGCAATATTGACGACCGTTGGCGTTCTAGAGCAGCCACTGGGGAACGCCCGCCTTCACGTGGCCCGGCTGGTGGCTGCCCTGCTACAGACCAGTGCTCCTAGTATCTGCCAGGAGCTCTGCAATCTTGCCACCATGGACCTACTACTG GATCTGTTCTTTAAATACTCCTGGAATAATTTTTTGCACTTCCAAGTGGAGCTGTGTGTGGCGGCTATCCTGAACCACCCTTCTTCAGATGAGCCGCCCAACCCAGGGCTCCAGAACCACGATGGGGAGCCTGCAGAGTCTAACCCTGAAGTGCAGGGTGAGGCCTCGGAGacaggtggcaatagtgacccACAGATCTCAACTCACAATGCCCTAGTGGCACAT CTGTTCCAAAAGTGTCGACTGGTACAGAGGATTCTTGACGCCTGGGAGGAGAATGACAAAATACA GACTGAAGGTGGCACCAGGAGAGGCAACATGGGTCATCTGACAAGAATTGCCAACATGGTGGTTCAGAACCTGGAGAAAGGACCAGTACAAGCCCAGATCAGTGACCTCATCAAAG AGCTACCAGAAGACTGCAGAGGTCGCTGGGAGAGCTTTGTGGACGAGACCTTAAGAGAAACTAATAGAAGAAACACGGTGGAGCTG GTAAGCACCCACAACATCCACTCATCCAGTGAGGATGATGACATGGAGAGTCCCTTCCCCAATGACCTGTCACTACAACAG GCCTTCTCTGAGTATCAGATCCAACAGATGACGGCACACTTCGTTGATCAGTTCGGGTTCAATGACGAGGAGTTTAGCGAGCATGACGAGAATATCAA TGCCACATTCGACAGAATTGCCGAAATAAACTTCAATCTAGATGCTGATGATAACAgt GCCAATGCAGCTGCTTTTGAAGCATGTTGTAAAGAGAGGATACACCAGTTTGATGAtgctgaagaagaggaggacatctgggaggagaaggagatcaACTATGCAACACAAGCAAAATCAAGAACAAG GTTTGGGGTCTCCCAAACTTCAGAAGGAAGCTCCAGAAGCAGCATGGAGAATGGAGGCAGGGAGAGGGACCATGGATCTGAatctgatgaggaggaagattcTGAGCAGAACACATCAGACACAG GTCCAGGGTGGACAGCGAATTTCAGGGACTCTGGGGGAACGGTAGCATCCCAAACCCCAGAAGGGTGGGAGAGCGCAGCTGGGGGTGGAGCAGAGACACCGGAAACAGGCTGGGCCAACTTCACTGAGTTCCAGCCCTACTCTGG TACAGAGACTGATCCCAGGTGCAGCTCTCCTGTGGACTCGGGCCGCAGCGTTGCAGATAAACAAGCCAAACAAAACCATGAGAAAAATG CGGATACTAGCGCCTCCTCTGGTGCTCAGCCAGCGGGAGAAGGCAGGAAGGCTCCTGTCTTGgcctctgacagcagctcctcaggggGCTCGGATAGTGAGGAGGATGATAAGAATGCTGGGACTCCCCCTGCCGCTGCCACCACCACTTCGGAAACAGCCGCCGCCCCTGGCAACAATACAGCAACAAG tgagGAGAGTCCATTGTCTCTGGATAAACTTTCTCTGTCAGATCCTCCTAAAGCATCAGAGCAGCAGTCTAGTGCTGGGGATTcatctgtaaacacacagactgacaggaa AGAGGAAACGCCATCACCCCTGGAAGTGTCCGTCAACGGCCCCGTATGA